The following coding sequences lie in one Sesamum indicum cultivar Zhongzhi No. 13 linkage group LG9, S_indicum_v1.0, whole genome shotgun sequence genomic window:
- the LOC105170824 gene encoding uncharacterized protein LOC105170824, translating into MEARRLFVVTALLLLFISMEINTILAQGNGNGNGNGNGNGSGNGNGNGNGSGSGNGNNNGNGNGSGNGNNNGNGSGSGNGNNNGNGDGSGNGNNNGNGSGSGNGNNNGNGSGSGNGNGNGNGNGNGNGNGNGNGNGNGNGNGSGNGNGNGNGNGNGNGNGNGNGNGNGNGNGNGNGNGSIKGHDSGNENGQGSNGKKQKRPPHDAATTNYDVLSSLPNTGQERAFCKARGKCHYKTLTCPAQCPQRKPKKNKKNKGCFVDCSSKCEVTCKWRRPKCNGYGALCYDPRFVGGDGVMFYFHGAKGSDFAIISDETLHINAHLIGTRPQGRTRDFTWVQALSVMFDTHTLVLAAKKVSHWDDNVDALIVKWNGESIDVPTDGEAEWRVNDGEREVVIERTDDVNTVRVMVSGLVEMDVRVTPIGEVENKVHNYQLPSNDAFAHLETQFRFLDLSDQVEGVLGKTYTPGYVSPVKKGVPMPMMGGEDKYQTPSLYSPACKVCRFRRPSGSGSVAVA; encoded by the exons ATGGAGGCGAGGAGGCTCTTCGTGGTGACGGCTCTCCTCCTGCTGTTCATCTCCATGGAAATCAATACCATTTTGGCCCAAGGAAACGGCAATGGAAATGGCAACGGAAATGGAAATGGCAGCGGAAATGGGAATGGGAACGGAAATGGCAGTGGCAGCGGCAATGGGAATAACAATGGCAATGGTAATGGCAGTGGCAATGGCAACAACAATGGGAATGGCAGTGGCAGCGGCAATGGCAACAACAATGGGAATGGCGACGGCAGCGGCAATGGCAACAACAATGGGAATGGCAGCGGCAGCGGCAATGGCAACAACAATGGGAATGGCAGCGGCAGCGGCAACGGCAACGGTAATGGTAATGGCAATGGCAATGGCAATGGTAATGGTAATGGCAATGGCAATGGTAATGGCAACGGCAATGGTAGTGGCAACGGAAATGGCAATGGCAATGGCAATGGTAACGGCAACGGCAACGGCAACGGTAATGGTAATGGCAACGGTAACGGCAATGGTAATGGAAACGGAAATGGAAGCATCAAAGGACATGACAGTGGAAATGAAAATGGGCAGGGCAGCAATGGGAAAAAACAGAAACGGCCTCCCCATGATGCTGCTACGACTAATTATGACGTATTATCATCGCTGCCCAACACAGGTCAGGAAAGAGCCTTTTGCAAGGCGAGGGGCAAATGCCACTACAAGACCCTGACATGCCCTGCTCAGTGCCCCCAGCGCAAGCccaagaagaacaagaagaacaaGGGATGCTTCGTCGACTGCAGCAGCAAGTGTGAAGTCACCTGCAAAT GGCGAAGGCCTAAATGCAACGGATACGGTGCTTTATGTTATGATCCACGCTTTGTGGGCGGCGACGGTGTCATGTTCTACTTCCACGGAGCAAAGGGGAGTGATTTTGCCATCATTTCCGATGAAACCCTCCACATCAATGCACATTTGATCGGCACCAGGCCTCAGGGCAGGACTCGTGACTTTACGTGGGTGCAAGCTCTCTCCGTCATGTTCGACACCCATACACTAGTCCTGGCAGCTAAGAAGGTCTCTCATTGGGATGACAACGTGGACGCACTTATCGTGAAGTGGAACGGTGAGTCTATCgatgttcccacagacggAGAGGCCGAATGGAGGGTCAATGATGGAGAAAGAGAAGTTGTAATTGAAAGGACTGACGATGTTAACACGGTAAGAGTGATGGTATCCGGGCTAGTAGAAATGGACGTGAGGGTGACCCCGATTGGAGAAGTAGAAAACAAGGTCCATAACTATCAGTTGCCGTCTAATGATGCATTTGCTCACCTGGAGACACAGTTCAGGTTTTTAGATTTGTCCGATCAGGTCGAGGGAGTTCTGGGCAAGACTTACACGCCGGGATATGTAAGTCCGGTGAAGAAAGGAGTACCAATGCCGATGATGGGCGGGGAGGATAAGTATCAAACCCCATCGCTCTATTCACCTGCCTGCAAAGTTTGCAGATTTAGGAGACCCTCAGGCTCAGGCAGCGTCGCTGTAGCCTGA